TTCTAGAGATTTGCTGCTGCTGATGCCTCACACCTAACATCCCAAAGacccatttctttcttttccacCCGCCAGCCATTCTTCCTCTACCATACTAATGGagaaaatacacaaacagatacataataacaataactttGGTAACTATtgttcacatttattttattcattttaatcaaatttgcTACAGACCGTTTCATCGGCCACGCACGCCTGGACTGTAGGTAACTTCCGGTCAGTGATTGTTTATCAgtttaataatataactatttatattttatttaatttatgttaatattagttctggtcagttctggtccttgattctgattggttaagCCGCGTTctaagccattataaaatacCTGATTTGTAACTGCTGACTGCATTACATAGTCTAAGTGTCACTGTGCCACTGTTGCTGCATGTGTTTCTTGGCCTTGCTATGCATATGgtataaccgttttataaaagcaataagctcctttataataataaagcaataagcccgcaagaagcagtgggttacaagtGCATTTTTTATAACACCTAAGGGGGGTTTAATGACTAACAACGCCCATTAGctattataaaatgcactgtaacccactgcttgttggggcttattgctttattattactttattgtataataattgtattaaataatagattttttgaattttgttgtatattaattctATTACatgaacaatttgttgaataggtcctgtagtttggtcacatttaaagaaaccgtattgACATAATCAGTCTAAATtcaatattggagagacaagtttagccaagtaacagttttTCTCGGTTCTTtttcttgttatcagaaataatctacaagcATTCTATAATCTGcgaatgtgtaccagaagttaagggcagtccatgaACACGCgcatgtgcagtaacgttttttatgttgttgctttaaaaccaTCTATAACATACCTTTCTTTTGTGCCGAAAATGGCTTTCGTCGATCACAACAAACTCTCTTCTTCCACCTATCTGCTGGCCTGTATGTCTTCTCATCCATTCAACTGCTGTGACACAGACTTCCCTTATTTCCTTTGCCATTTTACTAAGAGTCGCTGAACTGCTTGCAATACTGTCATCCATCATGTCTATCTGCCTCAACCGTAGACCCTGAGAAAACCTTTAAAggcaaataaaacatataaaacatgaaattttTTTTATCTATGCATGTTTATATTGTACAACAGCAACAAAGTAAGTTTATGACATagatatttgtgaccctggatcacaaaaccagtcttaagtagcacgggaacatttttagtaaaagacaaaaatacattgtgtgggtcaaaattatcgatttttcttttatgcctaaaatcattaggatattaaggaaggatcatgttccatgaagatattttgtaaatttcctaccttaaatatataaaaacttggatggtctgccacagtgcccctgattaacaacttcaaaggcaattttctcaatatttttattttttgcgctctcagattcccgagttttaaacggttgtatctcagccagatattgtcctattttaacaactcatatatctatagaacgtttatttattcagctttcagattatgtaaaaatctcaatttcgaaaaattgacccataagactggttttgttgtccagggtcacatttctaTTACAACTGTTATCACTTGCCTACCATGAATTGCATCCACTTACTGAAGGAGACCTTTGATCTGCTGAAGATTGATTTGTGCCTTATAGAAATTCGTTTTGCCCTTTCCTGTGTGCTGCCTGTTGACAAATcctgtttttaaagaaatccagTTTTTAGAAATGGGATTCATGCAATTACATGATTGTTTTATTGCCCACCAACATTATCACACACAGCAAgcacttaacattattttacatgttatataggctatatttacttatttatactTACCAAGCTAATTGATCTCCACTGTTCGTCCTTTTCTTCATTTCATGACCCGATGACATATattgcatttaatttaattttttagcAGTTTCCTTTCCTGGAGCCATTTAATCAGCCTCAGGGTATTCTTTATAGAGCTGGGTTTATTAATAAGCTTCTTTAGTGGGGTAAATTTactcatctttaaaaaatatatatttaacattaGTGGTATTTGACAATTTGCGATGTGATGGGCGGGAGAAATCGGCATAGGGAAATCGCGCTCCCGCTTTCAAACGTCATCAACACGGGAACAACGCTAAACCGTTTGTGCAAACGTCATCATAGGGGCGACAAAGGAATCATGCTGCAAACTTCAGTGTGCTTATGGCATGGAGAACTCAGTCAAAAGTCGAAGAGGTGTTCGGACCCGGGCCAAAAAGAATGCCAACGTGCAGATGGAGACATTGGATGGGACGTCCGTCAGTGGCACTACTGGTTAGTATGTTACTCTGTTTATTGTCTCATATTATTAATTATAGCTAGCAAGCTAGTCACTAATTAGAGGTCCTGACGTCGTCTTTGCGGGATGAGGGTTTGGTAGACAACAAGAAAGTAAATAGAACGTTCTCAGTTCTTTCAGTAATGTACAGATACTTTTAATTAGGTGTCTTCATGGCCCCCACTGCAAATTTGGCCAACAAAAGAAAATCCCATGAGTTGGAGAActatcaaaataaatgaatgcacaTTGAAATATGACACAATACTTAAATTAATGAATGTTTTCCTTTTAATGTTTGATGGTTGAACGTGAGTAGAATAATGACATCCCGTACCCTTTTTTCTCCGTTTTAAGCAAATTATTGTGTAGTCCTTCAATGATTGTTTAAGCTGCTCCCATAATTCACGCGAAGTGTCATGGCATAAGAAAAAGGAGGACAGTACAGTTGAGTCATGTTATGTTATGTACCATGTGATGCAATATGTGAGCCttatgtatgtatttgtatCCATTTTAACAGCTCTTAAGACAGGACACAGGTTCCAACAAGGCAACTGTGTTGTCTTCAGATACCTCTAGTGACAGCTCAGTTGAATCTTCTTCAGATACTATATCTGactcctcctcatcctcaccagagggcggaagaagaagaggacaAAAAGGAAGGGGAAAAAGCATGGGAAGAAGTCAAACAAAGTGGAAATGAAGACACGTCAGAGAGGTAAGAATGCTATTTTTACCGCCTCCACTCACTGCTTATGTTAGGCTTGGCTGGATTTTCTGCATGATGTCACATTGTGTGTATGCTATAAAAAACTGTATTGGGGATTTTTTTAGGAGTAACCTGGTATGCCCATCTACATCAGTTTCAACACTTgttaaatttttttattaaatctatttaaaagacaaaacaaaatgttgagGGTGCATTACATCATAACTTCATAAGATACCAGTGGCCTCATTTATATATATGGAGATACATGTATGCACAGTCTTTCCCTGACTGGGATTTATAAAGGGAATTATGCGCAGGTTCTGGCATACACATggttttataaatctgaaaAATACTCAATTCAAGGATGAGTTTTTATAAAAGAGGCCCCAGAACCACAACTACCCTTATTTATATTCTTTGGTTAGCTAAAGTACagtctaaaaaaatatatatataaatcagATCCACATAGCAAAATATTATATCATtatcaaatgaaaaaatatttgctCAACAATTTCATAGGAAACTGTCTGAATACATATATAacttaaagtccgggtaaagtgaattctgagaattgtttctaaacacattatagatgttagaaatgtattgctgaaacacattacaaagactaaGAAGCATGTAGTcctgaattgtggagttaaaccgttaaacagtttttcaccaattctctgttcaggattttttgggcggggctaaaacaGGGGATCCATGATGCAATGGAgcgtccgagcatgcatggccccacccctatcactagagcgcctagcatcaggcgtctgctcaatcacgagctcagggttgtaagctCTCGCACACATGCTTTCAGACTCTCTCAcgctctcactctgcccaactaaacaaaactcacgccaaataacaagcaccgtgtttaaaaaaaaaagtccaGAGCTCATTTTTAAACGCCagtgtctttttctgcagctcagtgtcttttgaggttgaaaaaagttaaacttcTCTGAAAAAAACGTCCTAAAAGCACCCTTTTTGCAGCTTACCAATGACAGAGAcgtgtcgtttccataacaacatgcgaggaacgtgattggtcaagaaggctcaagctcgaaaaaataaaatggtggccAAAACGCCctttggagcatagttttgtataagtgtaagtttaattttcactttcaataacatttgattgcatttctagcgagaaattagtattgtagtttctAAAGTTCCGAAGAAACTGCCGGGATTGGAGCTCTCTCctcggacagcacgccaaatacgcataccttttaacctgcattattatctgcataggtgaactcgtgaattaTCTATTGATGAATATCGCGCACATTGACTCGCatgtgtttgaattcaaatcctcccataaaacgtattcacataattcacatatagcctactgggcTGGCGGACTCGCCCCCAGCGTTTGAgagtcctgcttatttttccaagattttgaaAACGTATTATCTGACATCTCGCAGACAAAGATTCTTCGGCATTCTAGCTGAGCTCTTTAATCACAAAACAGAGTGTCAACAATGCTGGGAGTCTTTGCACGGCGAGACTGAGTAATGTTGAGAAGGGGAAAATGTTAGCTAAAAAACTATTCTTTCTCAATTTAGATTACAGTTTTCCAAACCTTTGTGcatccaaagccttttctgttGCAAAACTCTTTTGGTTTATGCTGTCAGTGTGTCAGTCACTCTTTTGGAGAAACACTTTGTAATAACTTCCCGTTGGATCAAAAAAGGGCAGCGTTAGCAAGCTCTGTGACTGCAAACTGCACCGAGCTCAGCTCTGCTGCTCACAATAACAATGGCAAGCAAGAAACCATTTAAAATGAGAATTTTCAAACACATCAGACGCGCCTGTTAAAAGTATCAAGTCCTAATCGCTTCCTCTGTTCGTTCCCTTGTTCTGGATAATCCCTTCAATATTATATGCTTCTGGGTTTTGAGAAATACTagcaacacaacattttttttgtatttgttttacaaaatgCAGGATTTAAATGTCATCACCTGCTTACATCTGCTAAGGGAAAAGTGGATTAGACAGGGGCATCGCTAGATTCCTTTTACTGGGGCACgtgtttaagttttaacaatgtagtttatttgtcaatgtaatcatttacattgataataGAGGAAAAAATGGATCTGTAAGCAACGTAGTAAACTATTTCACGCTCGTAAAAGTGACGCAGTCGCGCACTTTAACCGGTTCGAAAAACACAAACTTGTGCCACTTTGGTGCAGAAATCCACGCAAGGCTGTGTGTTTCCTTGCAACAACTGCAGCATGGCTATAAAAACATGATGAACCTAAAGTACGTTTCTAAATAATATCGATCATTAATAGCCCCTGTAGATGGACATCAGAATCTATTTGTGCAAAGCAGGGAAATGGAAGCAAAAaggagagatgatgagtttGGGGAAGGTAAGACTTGATAAACAAACTACTGTACATCCCCAGACAGGCCAGTCAAGTCTCATACATCAGAGGAAAATGTCACAGGAAAACCTTTGTCaagtctgtaaaattgcattgttgcttAAAAAACATTTGCGTTTTGTACtttcagaaatgaaaataatatgtaatttactagctctagtttaggacattacataaaaaaatggcAATAACTATGGCTGAGATATCTAGATGTACAGTTTAATGCAGTACAgttcataaaatgaacaaactttGCTTGGACTTGGCTGTGAAAccagaaaatattgtttttttaagacaaaatatGCTCTTTATATTAGTTTGAGCCATAAAATGACTGGTTTCTTGAAACattgtaattgtaaattctcgaaaagatgtaattattgattgttatcattgtgtaatgtagaatgaatgcagatgtgcaagaaaaaaatgactctgctttcattatttccatacagtgcatgcaaccatgttaataaagtttatgttaagtatgttgaagatacttttttaatacataaatgtttaccttccccagtattgttgcactgtaggaatagtggtttaagcgagtttgtatagtgcattgtgttgcatacttcttgcacacagcaggtttttaagaaaaaagtgataGAAAAAGTAATCAGGGCCTGTGCCCCAGTAGCTTTAGGTCTAGCAACGCCCCTGAGGTTAGATTTTTCCTGATCTCTTTCACTCTAATCcaaatatataaacacatgCTCACGATCTCacggaattcgtaactattttacgaggtggctaattggCATGAATTCGAACAATCTTATTTGTAAGTTTTAGTACAATTTACCTTAGcaccagtgatgttaggtttaggggtggggttaggggagggcaGGCCCTGCTCCACAGGGGGGCCAGGGTGAGCTTTGCCCACCCAATCAGAAGCTTTGCCCACCCTCCCTCCAtccagagccgttgagagagaggaTCCGTGATCCGccgttgctgtgaaaaaactgttccattgcagTGAACGGACTTGGCGCGACTCTCTCTCAGCGATTCTGCGTCAGAGTCCTGCACAGGTCCTGTTTGATAATCCTGCACCggcagtaattaaaagaacaacCGACCCGACATCCGACAGCAGCACTAATTTAATGCCGTACCCGACCCTACCCGCTTGACAAAAATTCCCGAACCGCACCCGCATTACATCTACATGATGTAgacaaaaccatttattttctcaCGCAACAAGTAACAAAATATTAGGAAGTCCTggttaacacatttttaaacatgtagtAACTCAATATGGCAGAGTTTCGGGAGAGACAACAAAGAGTGAATCCACTAAAATATTGTTAACTAATCGAAGCTAGCTATTctaaatgaaatgtgttttgatttatgaaaaaaatgttaaaaaatagatAATTGTTCATGTGATATTAACAATATAGTTTACCTTAcctttttctgtaaaattataccAAAGCCGCTAAAGGCTAAGCTGCCATCAAGGCTAAATAAAGCTTAATGCATAAAGGGACCAGGAGCATGATGactaaaatgttcatttaaattgtGAAAAGTATCCAGTCCTCACTATAGCTGTCCATCGGTTGCACGCGATTGGCTACTGTCAAGGTTTGCGTGgtggagaacccaaatgcaggcagccagaggtgaaggggttaacacaaaagactttaataaaaacaaacaaaacacccacgatgggggggAAAACAGGCACGAGAACAAAACcagaatacaaacaaaacacttccctcgatggggcaaaaacaagGGAGACAGGATAACTAAAAACTACTTACAAACACACTAAGACACGGGGTGGTAAATAATAAAGTTCCAAACACTGATAGAGAA
This portion of the Triplophysa rosa linkage group LG20, Trosa_1v2, whole genome shotgun sequence genome encodes:
- the LOC130570906 gene encoding uncharacterized protein LOC130570906: MNPISKNWISLKTGFVNRQHTGKGKTNFYKAQINLQQIKGLLQFSQGLRLRQIDMMDDSIASSSATLSKMAKEIREVCVTAVEWMRRHTGQQIGGRREFVVIDESHFRHKRKYGRGRMAGGWKRKKWVFGMLGVRHQQQQISRKPILRLLERRSRRHLVPLIVHHVRPGSSIISDECRAYRILPALGYNHHTVNHSRWYVDPQHIERGWRSYKEQI